One Candidatus Gorgyraea atricola DNA segment encodes these proteins:
- a CDS encoding ORF6N domain-containing protein, producing MKGLVPQEVIERRIFVIRGQKVMLDRDLAELYDILTKNLNKAVSRNIGRFPVDFMFRLTKDELKNLKFHFGTSSWGGSRKMPRAFTEHGILMLSSVLNSERAIQVNIAIMRAFVRLKQILVTHKEIAEKLEKLEKRMDKQDKYVIAIFEIMKSFMPPLPPPPETPSKPKGPIGFSM from the coding sequence ATGAAAGGGCTTGTTCCGCAGGAGGTAATCGAGCGCAGAATATTCGTAATTCGTGGGCAAAAGGTTATGCTCGATAGGGATTTGGCTGAGCTTTATGACATCCTAACAAAGAATTTGAATAAAGCTGTAAGTAGAAACATAGGCCGTTTCCCTGTAGATTTTATGTTTCGATTAACAAAAGATGAGCTTAAAAACTTGAAGTTCCATTTTGGAACTTCAAGTTGGGGAGGATCGCGCAAGATGCCGCGTGCATTTACGGAACATGGCATTTTAATGCTTTCATCGGTTCTTAATAGCGAACGCGCCATCCAGGTCAATATTGCTATTATGCGAGCATTTGTAAGGCTAAAGCAGATCCTTGTCACGCACAAAGAGATAGCAGAAAAGCTGGAAAAACTCGAGAAGCGCATGGATAAGCAAGATAAATACGTAATAGCCATATTTGAGATCATGAAATCGTTTATGCCGCCATTACCGCCGCCTCCAGAGACTCCGTCAAAGCCAAAGGGGCCGATAGGGTTTAGTATGTAA